Proteins encoded together in one Microplitis mediator isolate UGA2020A chromosome 7, iyMicMedi2.1, whole genome shotgun sequence window:
- the LOC130671379 gene encoding epidermal growth factor-like protein, producing MFAHSLKSVLIFLIAGIYLSRAQQGVKGGYYQQYPQSSYNNTEVGTCYKRVPYHEALATYNRAGNNQGIRPPWNNTYDNGWVTILDCCDGYQRSSISNRCESVSNDCRTGCFGGRCVAGTCTCDSGWYPVEGVCKPICRRPCGQNAYCFAPEVCECELGWEKSSQGICRPTCPGGCVNGDCISARVCQCRPGYTLNATRERCDAICEGGCQNGVCSAPGVCTCNVGYVNPPRDRETCVPDCGSSCQYGLCVAPGVCNCRPGYRKDPASESCIPECRTPCPINGHCVAPDRCDCFDGYRLDYASNRCVAVNSQSGGYQQGGYQQGGYQQGGYQQGGYQQGGYQQGGYQQGGYQQGGYQQGGYQQGNQGGSYRPGSQQTGNSQDCDRPCVNGVCMGYNICSCNDGYVPDPTDSTRTKCIPGCPGGCPNGVCSGPNYCLCKPGYVKERGVKGSQRCVPQNNY from the exons ATGTTTGCCCACTCGTTAAAGAGcgtgttgatttttttaatcgcgGGAATTTATTTGTCCCGAGCTCAGCAAGGTGTTAAAGGTGGTTATTATCAACAATATCCACAGAGTTCGTATAATAACACAGAAGTTGGTACTTGTTATAAAAGAGTTCC GTACCACGAAGCTTTGGCTACATACAACAGGGCAGGAAATAATCAAGGAATAAGACca cCCTGGAATAACACTTACGACAATGGTTGGGTAACAATATTGGATTGCTGCGACGGCTATCAGCGAAGCTCAATAAGCAATCGGTGTGAATCCGTATCAAATGATTGCCGCACTGGTTGTTTCGGGGGTAGATGTGTCGCTGGAACGTGTACATGTGATTCTGGCTGGTACCCAGTAGAAGGTGTTTGTAAGCCAATTTGCCGACGCCCATGCGGCCAAAACGCTTATTGCTTCGCACCGGAAGTCTGTGAGTGCGAACTTGGATGGGAGAAATCCTCCCAAGGTATTTGCAGACCCACTTGCCCGGGGGGATGTGTCAACGGGGATTGTATTTCTGCTCGTGTGTGTCAATGCCGTCCCGGATATACTTTGAACGCGACACGTGAAAGATGTGACGCCATTTGTGAGGGTGGATGCCAGAATGGTGTTTGTTCGGCTCCAGGCGTCTGTACTTGTAACGTGGG atACGTCAACCCACCAAGGGACCGTGAAACGTGTGTACCAGATTGTGGCTCAAGTTGCCAATACGGACTGTGCGTAGCTCCAGGAGTTTGTAATTGCAGACCAGGATACAGAAAAGATCCAGCATCAGAGTCATGTATTCCCGAGTGCCGAACTCCCTGTCCAATTAACGGACATTGTGTCGCACCAGATAGATGTGATTGCTTTGATGGTTATCGATTAGATTATGCTAGTAATCGATGTGTTGCAGTTAATTCTCAATCGGGTGGTTATCAACAGGGCGGTTATCAACAGGGTGGTTATCAACAGGGCGGTTACCAACAGGGCGGTTACCAACAGGGCGGTTACCAACAGGGTGGTTACCAACAGGGTGGTTACCAACAGGGCGGTTACCAACAGGGCGGTTACCAACAGGGAAATCAAGGAGGTAGTTATCGACCGGGAAGTCAACAAACCGGGAATTCCCAAGACTGCGATCGTCCCTGTGTCAACGGTGTCTGTATGGGCTACAACATTTGCAGCTGCAATGATGGTTATGTCCCAGACCCAACAGATTCCACCAGAACAAAATGTATTCCCGGCTGCCCGGGAGGTTGTCCCAATGGCGTTTGTTCCGGACCGAACTACTGTCTTTGTAAGCCGGGTTACGTCAAAGAACGCGGTGTCAAAGGCTCTCAGAGATGTGTACctcaaaataattactaa